TGTTTTGActattttgctttatttttatatcttcaattaaaattcacaatGTTCGAATAATTGTGTGTTATCGAATGACTAATTaatgtagaaaaaaatttaatacagtACAAACtatgttttctaaaattttatttgaaaataatttttaaattgattcaaattatgataaagatttgaataaatttgaaaacgttgtgaaacaaaaaaattaaataaattgatagaaGCTTTAAACCTTTTGTCGACTTCATATATTCTTACCACAAGTGTTATTGTCCGTTgaatcatataaataaaaagtcaTTATCACTTCTTCCTGCCGCGAACTTTCCCACTCCACAACCGACAAGAGGGCCTAATGTCCCTCTTAGGATCCGGCGTAAACATCATGTTCGTTTCTATTTGAAGAAGAGGGCACCAAAGTATATCGTTGtgagatttattttattttataatgaaatttacgttataaaattataattttacatttcattAAGGAAAAATCCTATCCCTTCATCGTTATTTCATTTCAGGTTCCAAATTAAGGAGTATTTTGAATTCCACTAAACTTATGATCTGGATCTGAACTCTATTAAACCATGTATTTagctcatttttttttgttttccgATGTATGCTTACTACAGATAGCAGGGGCGGAGCTAGGATTATAAATGAAAGGGGGCAAAATTATACCATGaggaaaatttaagaatttgtgAAGGGGCAAATAtaaggaaaattaaaaaaatttgcaaaattgAACAATAGAATAGTATAGTTAAACATatttgaggaggggcaaatgccccaccCTCTTATAAGGTGGCTCCGCCACTGACAGATAGCTAGAAAACTCATTTCTCATCCCAACGTTCAACACACTAATAATACGAGATTGGCTAAATAATTTGCTATATTCATttgctattattattttgtaagaATACTAGAATAGTAGTGTTTGGAGTCTTTGGACTAATAAATTTGTCGATTGAACATTGTATCACATTCAATGCGTGCTcgtaatatttttgtattcgATTCGATATGTTTACTAGAAGTAACTAGAGTGTAGTGGCTAAAGTTCCATTAtgtatttatgtattttatgtgtaattaaaggaaaaagaaaaagagaagcaCAAAAAGTAGCATCACATGGAATGCAACATGCCAACATCCGTTTGCTAATTTGTAACGGATTTTTTGCTTAGGGTTGAAGGCTCATTCACGACGCGCTTTCCACACGGATTcctctctctaaaaaattactcaaataatgatttttttttagtaagtttatttttattgagttattaaatcacaaatattaatttctgTGCAAAAAAAGCATTAAATACGCGTATATCTATAATAAATAGACAACCATGATCTTACCCTAGTAgcactaaattaaaaataaaatattttctccttTCGGTTTCACCTTTATAAAGGAGAACTCCCCATCAACACAATATCGTTCGTATTCCAGAAATTCTCTCTCTGCGCTCTGCAAATTCGAAAGTCAATTACTTCATACTTTATCGGTGAAGAGAGAAATTCTATAGATCATGAGTTACTACAATCAGAATCAGCCCCCAGTTGGTGTGCCTCCGCCTCAAGGTAAGTAGCGGTTTCCAATTCAGATAttctcctctctcttttttcaaattcttcaccaaatcatgttaatttttttggattatggTGTGTAGGATACCCGCCGGAGGGATACCCGAAGGATGCGTATCCGCCGGCTGGATACCCGCCGCAGGGTTACCCACAGGGCGGCTACCCTCCGCAGGGGTATCCGCCGCAGTATGCACCGCAGTACGGCGCGCCGCCTCCGCAACAGCAACAACAGCAATCCAGTACCGGATTCATGGAAGGATGGTGAGTTTATACTTCCGATCGCCTAATTTTATCTGTGATGATCTGATTCTGCGTTCCGTTTCTAGATCCGCGGATCTGAATTTTTGTTTGTAAAAATTTGTGAGTTGCCGATGAGTCAACGCGGCAACCGACCGCGTTAACTCACCTTCCGTTATTAATTCGCTGCAAATCCCAAT
The genomic region above belongs to Salvia hispanica cultivar TCC Black 2014 chromosome 3, UniMelb_Shisp_WGS_1.0, whole genome shotgun sequence and contains:
- the LOC125210891 gene encoding cysteine-rich and transmembrane domain-containing protein WIH2-like produces the protein MSYYNQNQPPVGVPPPQGYPPEGYPKDAYPPAGYPPQGYPQGGYPPQGYPPQYAPQYGAPPPQQQQQQSSTGFMEGCLAALCCCCLLDACF